GGACCTGATCGGCATCCCACTTGGCCCTGCCCAGCAGGTGCTGCATGCCGTCCGGGGTCGTGTCGCCGGCCCACTCGGCGATGGTCCAGCAGTTCTTGCGCGGCAGGTCGGACAGCAGTCCCAGCACCAACTTCCTCATCCGGCGCCGGGGTTCGACCCGGGCGAACCGACCCGCGACCCGGCCCATGAGGTTGTCGAACGCCTCCTGCCAGCGGGCGAGGTTCCCGTTGGGCCCGGCGGTCACCAGTTGGCCGCCAGAGACAGGAGGTTCTTTCACAGGCCCAACTGGTCGCGCATCGCATCGGCGTCGCGCAGGGCCCAGTGCTCGACGATTCGGCCGTTGCGGACGCGGACCATGTCCATGCTGAGGACTTCGTAGCGTCGGCCGGAGTCTGTGTGGGTGCCCCTGCTGGTGTACCGGTTGACGGAGGTGTCGCCGGAGACGACGTTCTGCTCAATCGTCACGGAGACGTCGTGGAACGCGCTGCCCGCGCTCATCCGCTCCCACTTCTGTCGCCAGGCTTCGCGTCCCGGGTGATCGCCTTGGGTGCCTCCCCGGTGGTCGACGACTTCGGGGTCGATCAGTTCCAGGGCGTCTTCGAGCCGGCCTTCCAGGATCTGCGCGTAGCTCTCGACGATGCGCCGGTGAATCTCTCCCGGTCCTGGGTGCGCGGTGTCTTTTGTCCCCTGCGGCATGCGGCATCTCCTCTGGTGGGAATACGAGGCAGCAAGTGGGGAGCTCCCCGTTTGCCGCGTTCGGCTACCGTAACCGGGGAAGTCCCCGATTAACAAGGAGGGTCATGCCATCGCAAAGCGCCGGACCTGCGCCGCGTTCGGAACCCCAGCGTCGTCGTCGCGCGGACGCCCAGCGCAACTACGACCTGCTCGTGGCCGCGGCCAGAGACGTCTTCCACGACCACGGCGTCGACGCCCCGCTTGACGACATCGCCCGCCGGGCCGGCGTCGGCAACGCCACCATGTATCGGCACTTCCCGACGCGTCGCGAACTGATCATCGCCGTCTACTCCGAGGAAGTGGCCGAGCTCTGCGCCCGGAGCCAGTCCCTACTGGCCGAGGATCCTCCCGGCGACGCCCTCTTCGCCTGGCTTCAAGATTTCATCGCACACGTGGCAGCCAAGCGGGAACTGGCGCTGTCGATCACTGATGACCGCACCGGTCAGCGATCGGCGCTGTTCGACCGCTGGCACCAGTCGATGCACACAGCCGCGTCCGCACTGCTGACCCGGGCGCAAAGCGCCGGTGCTGTCCGCGCCGACCTCAACGCATCGGAACTACTTGCCCTGGCCAACGGGATCGCCTTGACCACCACCGACGCCACTCAAGCAGAGCGACTGGTCGTCCTGGTCAGACAGGGCACGGACACTCGCTCGACACCGGCCGACAGCATCCGCTGAAAGCGGCAAGCACGACGCCGACTTCCGCCGCGTCCTCGAAACACGCGCTCTGGACCCTACTGCGAGCCACTCGGGCATGAAGATCACGATCTACGACTGGAGTATTAGTACTCCAGCCGTACTTCTCCATTACCACTGGTCAACGGCTTGGGAGTGGGGAGTGTAGTGAGGTGGGGCAGGATGCGGGGGGGCCTTCCCCCGTGAAGGTGGGCACGCGGTTATTGATCACGCGGCGAGCGTGAGTTTAGCGGTGTGGTGTCGGTGTTCGTATTCGTTGGGGCTGAGGTGGCCGTTGGCGGAGTGCCGGCGGCGGGTGTTGTAGCGGGTCAGCCAGGCGAAGACGGTCCTGCGGCAGGTGCCGGAGTCGCCGTAGTCGTGGGCGCCCTGGAGGGTCTCGCGTTTCAGGGAGGCGTGGAAGCTTTCGCAGGCCGCATTGTCGGCACTGGTGCCGACCGCGCCCATCGACCGGGTGACCCCGAGCTGGTCGCAGAGGCCGGCGAAGGCCCGGGAGCCGTATTGGGCCCCGTGGTCGGAGTGGAACACGGCGCCCTCCAGGCTGCCGCGGGTCGCCGCTGCCATCCGCAGTGCGTCGGCGACCAGGCTGGTGCGCATGTGGTCGGCGATGGACCAGCCGACGACCTTGCGGCTGAAGCAGTCCAGCACGGTCGCCAGATAGAGGAACTGCCCGTTTTCCAGGGGGAGATACGTGATGTCGCCCATGTATTTCAGTCCGGGTCCGGTGGCGGTGAAGTCCCGCTGGAACAGGTCCGGGACCGGTGAGGCTGCCGGGTCCGGGACGGTGGTGCGCACGTGTCTGCGCAGGCGGATACCGGTGATGGAGAACGTCCGCATGATCCGGGCGATGCGCTTCTCGTTGACCCGCCGTCCTTTCTCGCGGAGCTCGGCGGTCACTCGCGGGGAGCCGTAGGCGCCGCCGGACTCGCCGTGGACCTCGCGGATCTCCTCGGCCAGGAGCCGGTCCTGGTGCTGCCGGGTGGCCCGGGCCTCGGCGCCGGCGAGCCACTTGTAGTAGCTGGACCGGTTCACGTCCAGGACCTGGCAGAGCCGCTTCACCTCGTAGGTGTCCCGGTGGTCGTCAACGAACTGGAAGCGGCTCCTCACCAGTTCGTCTCTCCGGCGAAATACTTGGCCGCCTTGCGGAGGATGTCCCGCTCGGTGGCCAGCTTGCGCTCACTCGCCTCGAGTTCGGCCACCCGGGCCTCCAGCTGCCGGACCCGCTCGTCCGGATCAGCGGACGGCACCGCCTCCCGAGGCCGGGTGCCCGGCTTCGCAGCCGCGGCGCCGGCGCCACGGCGTTCGCGGTCCCGCAGCACCCACTCACGCAGGGTCGCCCGGTTGACGCCCAGGTCAGCGGCGATGCTCTTGTAGGTCGCCCCGGGTGTGGACTCGTACAGGGCCACGGCATCGGCCTTGAACTCGTCCGAGTAGTCCTTCATCGCCATCGGCGGTCTTCTCGCTTCCTCCGGATCAAGCAGATCCAGTATCAGCGTGTCCACCACTCAGGGGGAGGCCCCGGGCGGTCTTGGCGGACCGTCCCGCGAACGTGTGACCACGCCGCATGTAGTGACAGTGGATCGGGCAGTCACGCAGGTGTGATCAATGATGTGCCTACGAGTGGCTGGGGCCACGAACTCGAGAACTTGTTCCTGCGGGCCGGAGCCTGCTTCGCCAGGATCGAACCCCGACGCCGGATGCGCGATTACGTACGCGGACTGCTGGGTCCGGTGGGTCGTAAGAATGGCTGGCAACTCGCCGAGTACGCCGGGCATGCCACCCCGGACGGGCTTCAACACCTCCTGTCCCGCAGCCGCTGGGACGCCGACCGCCTCCGCGACGACCTGCAATTCTATGCGGCAGAACAACTCGGCACAGCAGACGGCGTGTTGATCATCGATGACACCGGGTTCGTCAAGAAGGGCACCACCTCGGCCGGGGTGCAACGGCAATATTCCGGAACGGCGGGGGCCTGTTCCTGAATAACTGTCAGAGTTGATCTGGGCGGGTTTCGTTGTTTGACGGTAGGCGGGCTTGTAGTTGGGCGAGGGTGCGGGACGGGGTTCCGGGTAGTGGTGTGACCGGGGTGCGGTGCAGGTCCAGGAGGCGGTGGCCGTCTTGGAACTGGTTGGACAGGTTGGTGCGGCTGACGTTCAGGAGCTGAGCCAGAAGTGTGCTGGTGACGGCATTGCGGCGGCGTAACAGGGCGGTCAGCAGGCGGTGGTAGTGGTCGAGGCTGCTGGTCTGCGGGTGGAGGTAGCTGCGTGGGCGGTGGAAGCGCCGCTGGAATGCTGCCTCGGCCAGGGCGTCCCAGTATGGTTCCGAGGCGGCGACCAGCTGCTCGAAGGCGGAGCGTGACATGCCGGTCAGGGCCGGGTTGGTGAGCATCGTGGTCAGGGCGGGATCGATCCGCCGCCGGCCCGGTGCCGGGTCGGGGAGCCGGGGTGCGACCGATGCCAGGGTGTAGTTCCAGTCGCCGTGAAAGGTGTGGTGTGTGATCGGCAGGGAGTGGAACTCGGCGGGTGGGACTGTGATGCCCAGGTCATATCGGCCGGTGTCGAGCTCGGCGCCGATGGTGAGCCCGGTGCGGGTGGTCGTGGCGGCGATGGTCTCGATGACGGTCTGGTAGCTGGTCAGGGGCCTGCCGCGCCAGTTTGCCGTGATGTGGCAGAACATCCGGTGTTCGATCTTGTTCCACTTCGATGTTCCGGGTGGAAAGTGGCTGACGGTGATCTCGAGTCCGCTTTCCAGGGCGAAGGCGGCGAGGTGTTTCTTCCATGTCCAGCGGCGGGGGTCGTTGGAACCGCCGCAGTCGGCGGTGATCAGCAGTCGGCGGGCGTCCGGGTGGTCGTCGCATCCGCGCTGCTGCCACCAGCGGCGGATGGATTCCACCGCGAACTCGCCCGTGTCGTGGTCGGTCCCGACGTTGACCCAGCCGGTGTTGCGGGCGATGTCGTAGATCCCATAGGGGATGACCACGGGCTGGTCGCCGGTGATGAAGGTGTGGCAGTCCACACGGATGGGGTTCTTGCCCGGACGCCAGGTGCGGCCGGGACGGTCGCGGTTGCCCAACCACTCCTTGGCCTTGGTGTCCACGCTAATCACCGGCTGGTTGTCTTCGAGGAAGGCCGCGGCAGTGGAGTTGATGTGCGTGAACTGGGCATCCCGGTCCGGATGACTGGCGCCTTCCGTTGTCTTGGCGGTGCCCTGCAGGCTGTATCCCTGGGCCTGCAGCAGGCGTCCGACGGTCGCCGCGCTGACCGGGTGGCCCTGAGTGGTCAGTGCCAAGGCCAGGGACCGCAGCGAGAGCGTGGTCCAGCGCAGCGGTGAGACCGGATCGCCCCGGGTGTGTGGCTCGATCATGGCTTCGAGAGCGGGCAGCAGACCGGGATCGGTGACCGTCACTGGCTTGCGGCCGGCTCCCGGAGCCTGGATCCGCCCGGCGGGCAAAGGGTGCCTGGACAGCTCGGCGATTCCGCGTGCGATGGTGGCCGCACTGGCGCCAGAAGCGGCCGCCACCAGCGTGATCCCGCCGTGACCAAGCGCAGCGGCCTCGCTGGCCAGGTAGATCCGACGGCGCCGCTCATCGAGATGGGGAAGGAACTGATCGAACTTCACCCGCAGAGCCACAACCGAAGCCCGAGCGGCCGTACGCGCAGTCACAGCTCATTGTCCCGCCAACACCCGCGCACCGAGCACTAATTGAAATACAGGCCCCGGGCCGCACCGAGAACTGTCAGATCGGTGTCTTCGCCGCCTACGCCACCACCCGCGGTCACGCGCTGGTCGACCGCGAGCTCTACCTGCCCAAGTCCTGGACCGAGGACCGTGAGCGCTGCCGATCGGCCGGCATCCCCGACGAGCGTGACTTCACTACCAAGAACGACCTCGCCCGCTCCATGATCCTGCGGGCCATGGGCTCCCCTCTGGTCTTTTCCTGGGTCACCGCGGACTCCGCTTACGGACAGGACTCCCGCTTCCGCCGTTTCCTGGAAGACGCCGGCTTGTCCTATGTCGTGGCGGTGCCCAAGTCCCAGCAGGTCCACGGCCCCCGCATCGACTACCTCGTCGGCCAGGCCCCGCCCGAAGCGTGGCAACGTCTGTCCTGCGGCGACGGCGCCAAGGGACTACGGCTTTACGACTGGGCGGCGGCCCGGCTGCCCGCCGTCTGGGAGTTCGACGGCGAGACGCCCATCCGGCAACGCTGGATGCTCGCCCGCCGCAGCATCACCAGACCCGAAGAGATCGCCTACTACCTGGCCAGTGCCCCCTTGGACGCCACTGTTGCCGACCTGGTCCGCATCGCGGGCTGCCGCTGGAAGACCGAGGAGTGCTTCCAGAGCGCGAAGAACGAGTGCGGCCTGGACCAGTACGAAGTCCGTCGCTACGTCGGTTGGTACCGGCACATCACCCTCGTCATGCTCGCGCACACCTTCCTCGCGGCGATGGCCGTCCAGGAACGCGAAAAGGGGGTGACACGGCCGACACACCCGACCTCGTGGACCTCACACCGGCCGAGATCCGCCGTCTGCTGGCAGTTGAACCCCGCCGCCGTCCTGCGCGACGCGATCACGCAGTGAGGTGGTCGCACTGGAGACGCCGCCACCAAGCAACCGCCCGGCACTGTCACTACATGCGGCGTGGTCACACGTTCGCGGGACGGTCCGCCAAGACCGCCCCGCATCCTGCCCCACCTCACTACACTCCCCACTCCCAAGCCGTTGACCAGTGGTAATGGAGAAGTACGGCTGGAGTACTAGGCACGTCGACCAGATACTGGGTGAGAGTCCGGCCAGAGATCGACCCCGAGGGAACAACACCAACAGGAACTGCCCCCATAGCCTCATCGAACGGTTCAGCGTTCGGGTCCGCATCAAGGGTGAACTGCCTGAAACCCAAACCCTGAGCAGTCTTGACAGTGTGATCGAACAACAGACGGCCGATGCCCTGCCCGATCGCACTGGGATCGACGAACATCATGCCCAGCACACCCCGCGGCGGCTCGCCCTCCAAGGTCGTGAACCCCACGACGTTGCCGTCTCGCTCTGCCACAGCCGCTCGGAGGCCAACGAGCTCCGCACCTCCGAGCGTGAGCTCCTCGCGGCACGATGCAAGGAACTCAGCGTCATACCCCCAGTGCGCCTTGGAACGCAGCGCCAGATCAGTCAAGAAGCCCGCTTCTTCAGGCCGCGCAGGCCGGATCGAGAGTTCCACTCAGCGCCTCCAAGGACTTGTTGCCATCGCCCCTTAATGATCCACACACGCGACACCAGAACACAGATGGCGAACAGCAACGCAGAACCCCGGGGGTAACAGTCGGCAACCGACCCTGATAGCGACCCCGCGCCTGGGGCTCGACCTGACGAGGGACAGGCCCCAGTCGCTTCTGGGCATCGGGGCTATCCGAATGCCTCGGAGTAGAGGTCGGGCGGGAATTCAGATGGGAAGTCGGACGGGAAGTCGGTCCGCTTGGGCAGTTGGTCGAAAGATCACACCACTCGGCTGCCTTCGCCCCACAGTGGTGACCATGCTGAACCGAGTAGCCGTCCTGTCCGACATTCACGGAGTCCTGCCGGCCCTGGAGGCAGTACTCGCCGAACCAGACGTCAGCACCGCCGATCACATCGTGCTGACCGGCGACATCACCGCCGGCCCGCAACCGGCCCAGGTCCTCGACCTGCTGACCAGCCTCGGCGACCGCGTCATCTGGATCAGCGGCAACGCCGACCGCGAACTCCTCGAATACCGCCGGGGGCAACGCGAAACGATCCCCGATCCGATCGCCCCCTGGGCAGCCGAACAGCTCCGCGAGGACCATCTCGACCTTCTCAGCTCGCTTCCACGATCACTCTCCCTGTCCGTGAACGGCCTGGGAAAGGTGCTGTTCTGCCATGCCACCCCTCGTGATGACGAGGAGGTCGTCCTGGTCGACTCCCGCCTCGACCGCTGGGAGGAAGTCTTTGACGGACTCGATGCCGACATTCGCACCGTGGTCTGCGGCCACACCCATATGCCGTTCGTCCGCCTCGCCCACGGCCGACTCGTGATCAACCCCGGCAGCATCGGCATGCCCTACGGACGAACCGGAGCACACTGGGCCCTCCTGGGCCCGGGCGTCGAACTCCGCACCACGCACTTCGACCTCCAAGCCGCAGCCACCCAGCTCGGCCAGGAATCGCCCTACCCTGAAATCACCGAGTGGGCCGACTACTTCCTGCACGCTCGCGCGACCGACGCCGACGCCCTCACAGCCTTCGCCCCACGGGACGGACGCGACCACAGCCCGTGACACCCGCTTCCCATCCACAACAGCGGGCAGCCGAACACCGACTACACGATCAACCACGCCTACCAATCCCAAGGCCGTAGCAGAGAGCGAACCTTTCGCAGCCCTCTGGCGTCCAAGGTCCGGCGTGCCGGAGGTGCCGGCGGCCGGGGGAGGTTAGTACATGGCGGGCAGGCGGACGGCCGATAGAACGGCGAGCGCGGGGGCGGCTGGATTGGCGAGCGTACGGGCGGTGCTCGCGGCTGCCCTGATTAGCTTGTCCGTGGCCTGCGCGGGGACGGGCACCACGCAAGGCGGGACAGACGGTTCCTGCGCGGCCCTGCTCGTGTACCGGGGCCACACCTACCTGGGGCACGGGCTTTATCCCGATGACGAAGGCGACGGCGTCGGCGTCACGGCGGGCAGACGGCTCGGCACGGGCACCACACCCGGGTGCGACGACACTCCGAACGATGAGGACCAGGAAGTGCCTTCGAGGCCGGTACCCGTGTACGCGATCGAAGGCGTGGACCCCGTCCACGCCGTGACCGTGGACCATCCGGCCGGCGGCACTCTCTACATCGAGCGGAACTCGGAGAAGACCCTGCCGGAGCTGAGGAAACTGATCGAGGCGCGGGAGCTGGACCCGTCGCCGAAGGCGGCTACCAGGTGACGCGCGCCCGCAGGGGCAGGCGGTCGCCTCCCATCGATGGCTGTGTGTGCAGGGCGTGACCCGCGCGCCCCGGCCGAGGACCTGATCGATACGGGGCCCGGTGCAGATCGTGGAGCTGGCAGCCGCCACCCAGCAGGCATACGCCACTCTGTGGCGTTTCCTTGCCGGGATCGACCTGGTGACATGGATCGAGTACGAGGCCGCCGTTGACGAGCCGCTGCCTCACCTGCTGACCGAACCGCGGGCGGTCCGCTCGACCGTGGTCGACCGGCTGTGGGTGCGACTGGTCGATGTCAATCGGGCCCTGGCCGGACGCTGCTACTCCACCCCGCTGGATGTGGTCCTGAACGTCGAGGACGACTTCTGCCCCTGGAACACCGGACGCTACCGGTTGCAGGCCGAAGGGGATGCGGTCATCTGCGAGCGCACAAAAGCCCCCGCCGACCTCCAACTCGCCGCAGCCGAACTCGAGGCGGCCTTTCTCGGCGGCACAACGCTCGCCTCCCTCGCAGCAGCGGGCTTGGTCCGGGAACTACGATCTGGCGCGCTGACCCGCACCACACGCGCTTTCCGCGCCGACCGCGAGCCCTTCTATCCCGGCGGCTGGGCGTTCCCCGCCTACTGAACGCACCCACAGGCGGGACAACAACCCGACCGGGCTCCCCCGCCTGCCAACGTCGGCCAACCACTGACTCTGGCCACCACGAAGCGCTCACGACAGCGCTTCAGAGAGGGATCATGCCGTCACGCCGGCCTCGGTTCTTGAAGCGGTCGGGTCAGAAACTGTGTCCCGAGCGGCAGCGGTGGGGTGTCGGGCGCCGACAGGGAGGGCGGCCGCGAACTGAAGGAGCCGT
This DNA window, taken from Streptomyces sp. NBC_01445, encodes the following:
- a CDS encoding sterol carrier protein domain-containing protein, with translation MELAAATQQAYATLWRFLAGIDLVTWIEYEAAVDEPLPHLLTEPRAVRSTVVDRLWVRLVDVNRALAGRCYSTPLDVVLNVEDDFCPWNTGRYRLQAEGDAVICERTKAPADLQLAAAELEAAFLGGTTLASLAAAGLVRELRSGALTRTTRAFRADREPFYPGGWAFPAY
- a CDS encoding metallophosphoesterase family protein; translation: MLNRVAVLSDIHGVLPALEAVLAEPDVSTADHIVLTGDITAGPQPAQVLDLLTSLGDRVIWISGNADRELLEYRRGQRETIPDPIAPWAAEQLREDHLDLLSSLPRSLSLSVNGLGKVLFCHATPRDDEEVVLVDSRLDRWEEVFDGLDADIRTVVCGHTHMPFVRLAHGRLVINPGSIGMPYGRTGAHWALLGPGVELRTTHFDLQAAATQLGQESPYPEITEWADYFLHARATDADALTAFAPRDGRDHSP
- a CDS encoding IS3 family transposase (programmed frameshift) gives rise to the protein MAMKDYSDEFKADAVALYESTPGATYKSIAADLGVNRATLREWVLRDRERRGAGAAAAKPGTRPREAVPSADPDERVRQLEARVAELEASERKLATERDILRKAAKYFRRDELVRSRFQFVDDHRDTYEVKRLCQVLDVNRSSYYKWLAGAEARATRQHQDRLLAEEIREVHGESGGAYGSPRVTAELREKGRRVNEKRIARIMRTFSITGIRLRRHVRTTVPDPAASPVPDLFQRDFTATGPGLKYMGDITYLPLENGQFLYLATVLDCFSRKVVGWSIADHMRTSLVADALRMAAATRGSLEGAVFHSDHGAQYGSRAFAGLCDQLGVTRSMGAVGTSADNAACESFHASLKRETLQGAHDYGDSGTCRRTVFAWLTRYNTRRRHSANGHLSPNEYEHRHHTAKLTLAA
- a CDS encoding TetR/AcrR family transcriptional regulator, which encodes MPSQSAGPAPRSEPQRRRRADAQRNYDLLVAAARDVFHDHGVDAPLDDIARRAGVGNATMYRHFPTRRELIIAVYSEEVAELCARSQSLLAEDPPGDALFAWLQDFIAHVAAKRELALSITDDRTGQRSALFDRWHQSMHTAASALLTRAQSAGAVRADLNASELLALANGIALTTTDATQAERLVVLVRQGTDTRSTPADSIR
- a CDS encoding ester cyclase is translated as MPQGTKDTAHPGPGEIHRRIVESYAQILEGRLEDALELIDPEVVDHRGGTQGDHPGREAWRQKWERMSAGSAFHDVSVTIEQNVVSGDTSVNRYTSRGTHTDSGRRYEVLSMDMVRVRNGRIVEHWALRDADAMRDQLGL
- a CDS encoding DUF6281 family protein yields the protein MACAGTGTTQGGTDGSCAALLVYRGHTYLGHGLYPDDEGDGVGVTAGRRLGTGTTPGCDDTPNDEDQEVPSRPVPVYAIEGVDPVHAVTVDHPAGGTLYIERNSEKTLPELRKLIEARELDPSPKAATR
- a CDS encoding GNAT family N-acetyltransferase, coding for MELSIRPARPEEAGFLTDLALRSKAHWGYDAEFLASCREELTLGGAELVGLRAAVAERDGNVVGFTTLEGEPPRGVLGMMFVDPSAIGQGIGRLLFDHTVKTAQGLGFRQFTLDADPNAEPFDEAMGAVPVGVVPSGSISGRTLTQYLVDVPSTPAVLLHYHWSTAWEWGV